A single window of Paenibacillus sp. FSL H8-0537 DNA harbors:
- a CDS encoding alpha/beta fold hydrolase gives MVALIASLLALCMIVVVIFHAYVAWMLAYPYVAPLTSNPKAAIGLDYEDVLIPSISGKTNVSGWYVPAYSDDSNSEPATRTIVFSHGYGANREETWVPMYDLTKLLNGLHYNVMLFDYGYASAADKTAATGGLEESQQLLAAVQYVKEQGSKEVIVWGFSMGAGTALQAALQSKDINGMILDSLFVPSADSLFNNVSQVVSLPRFPSETLIGALLPLWTGVGIDSVPAEQMMNTSYDIPIYIIHGTQDVKSPYTTAEHIADKQTNPLSRSWIVQQGQHEMLFREHPSEYIQRAALFLSQVNQQVLAAKG, from the coding sequence TTGGTTGCTCTTATTGCCTCACTGCTAGCTCTTTGCATGATCGTTGTTGTTATCTTCCATGCCTACGTGGCTTGGATGCTCGCCTATCCCTACGTCGCACCGCTTACTTCCAATCCGAAGGCTGCAATCGGACTTGATTACGAGGATGTGCTCATTCCGAGCATTAGCGGCAAAACCAACGTCAGCGGCTGGTACGTGCCTGCGTACAGCGATGATTCAAACAGTGAGCCTGCTACTCGCACGATCGTGTTCAGCCACGGCTACGGCGCGAACCGCGAAGAGACATGGGTACCGATGTATGATTTAACGAAGCTGCTTAATGGCCTTCATTATAATGTTATGCTTTTTGATTATGGCTACGCCTCTGCTGCTGACAAAACGGCAGCAACCGGCGGCTTGGAAGAATCCCAGCAATTGCTAGCCGCCGTTCAATATGTGAAGGAGCAGGGCTCCAAGGAAGTGATCGTATGGGGCTTCTCCATGGGGGCAGGAACCGCACTGCAAGCTGCGCTGCAATCCAAGGATATTAACGGCATGATCCTTGACAGTCTGTTCGTGCCAAGCGCTGATTCGCTGTTCAACAATGTCAGCCAGGTAGTCAGCTTGCCACGTTTCCCATCTGAAACCTTGATCGGGGCGCTGCTTCCGCTCTGGACAGGAGTAGGCATCGATTCCGTACCTGCCGAGCAAATGATGAATACGAGCTACGATATTCCGATTTATATTATTCATGGCACGCAGGATGTGAAGTCGCCCTATACGACGGCGGAGCATATTGCAGACAAACAAACGAATCCATTGTCCCGCTCGTGGATTGTGCAGCAGGGACAGCATGAAATGCTATTCCGCGAGCATCCGAGCGAATACATTCAGCGCGCTGCGCTGTTCCTTAGCCAGGTTAATCAGCAGGTGCTCGCTGCTAAAGGCTGA
- a CDS encoding IclR family transcriptional regulator, which produces MAEEGKSTVRAVERALDILLCFTAGKDLVMTEIAERTGLHKSTVHRMLATLEDKGFIERDLVTERYRLGMRVWELSAHLSRTDDPAVIWQPEMERLRDKLGETVSIYVRDGSERIRIQAVQSNQPVRRVAPIGARLPLYAGASSKVLIAYADPLVREEIFGDPSWLFTIDLDQYKMQLADITEQGYATSFEEREPGAAAFSAPIFGRGGKLVAALSVSGPASRMTMDKMRDAAPILLEASKRMSTMMK; this is translated from the coding sequence ATGGCGGAGGAAGGGAAATCAACCGTACGCGCAGTCGAACGAGCGCTGGATATTTTGTTATGTTTTACAGCGGGAAAGGATCTGGTTATGACGGAAATCGCCGAGCGGACAGGGCTCCATAAGAGCACGGTCCATCGGATGCTGGCCACCCTTGAAGATAAAGGCTTTATAGAGCGTGACCTGGTGACGGAGCGCTACCGGCTGGGCATGCGGGTGTGGGAGCTGTCCGCACATTTATCCCGGACGGATGATCCAGCGGTCATTTGGCAGCCGGAGATGGAGCGTCTGCGCGATAAGCTGGGCGAGACCGTCAGCATATACGTGCGCGATGGCTCGGAGCGGATTCGCATTCAGGCGGTGCAGAGCAATCAGCCCGTGCGCCGGGTAGCGCCAATCGGAGCGAGGCTGCCGCTTTACGCAGGGGCATCAAGCAAGGTGCTGATCGCTTATGCCGACCCGCTCGTGCGGGAAGAGATTTTCGGCGATCCATCATGGCTGTTTACGATTGACCTGGATCAATATAAGATGCAGCTTGCAGACATTACGGAGCAGGGCTATGCGACGAGCTTTGAGGAGCGGGAGCCGGGTGCAGCTGCATTTTCCGCTCCGATATTTGGACGAGGAGGCAAGCTTGTCGCTGCCTTATCTGTATCCGGTCCGGCAAGCCGCATGACGATGGATAAAATGCGCGATGCCGCTCCTATTTTGCTGGAAGCGTCCAAGCGGATGAGCACGATGATGAAATAG
- a CDS encoding DUF4358 domain-containing protein encodes MKELDISNIKEHYSGVTVSDVSSAKVFVSTDGTAREFAIIEANSPQSADIIQSAISSYYNELMNKYQSENAEEYEHLRGYYIHRTRNYVILTISDSTGSGNQLVESYLDKINYDKRA; translated from the coding sequence ATGAAAGAACTGGATATTTCCAATATCAAGGAACATTACAGCGGCGTAACCGTCTCAGATGTTTCCAGCGCGAAAGTGTTCGTTAGCACAGATGGCACCGCCAGAGAATTTGCAATTATTGAAGCGAATAGCCCACAAAGTGCCGACATTATTCAAAGTGCGATAAGCTCCTATTACAATGAGCTGATGAACAAATATCAATCGGAAAATGCAGAAGAATATGAACACCTGCGAGGTTATTACATCCACAGAACAAGAAACTATGTAATTTTAACAATCAGCGACAGCACTGGAAGTGGCAATCAACTTGTTGAATCATATCTTGATAAAATCAATTATGATAAGAGAGCATGA
- a CDS encoding DUF421 domain-containing protein, whose amino-acid sequence MTYVEILIRTILAVGLLLLIPRILGKQTLSNMTFNDFVTSITLGSLAANLAFNATLKPSYIVLSLVVITAMSFLLSLLALKSRKMRSWISGSPTVLIENGKVMEANMQKIRYTLDSLNQALRERGVFNIEEVEYALLEDNGRISILKKDAYRLVTKQDMGLPQLAQAFPVELIMDGAVMEDNLKLHGLTREWLEIALRQKHKGNTLADVFYAVRGTQQQLVFDFYEDGIEQPLDQE is encoded by the coding sequence ATGACGTATGTGGAAATTTTAATCCGGACCATTCTTGCAGTGGGACTGCTGCTGCTCATTCCCCGCATTCTAGGCAAGCAGACTCTTTCGAATATGACGTTTAACGATTTTGTAACGAGCATTACACTGGGCTCCTTGGCGGCCAATTTGGCGTTTAATGCCACCCTGAAGCCCTCCTACATCGTGCTTTCCCTGGTTGTGATTACAGCTATGTCTTTCCTGCTTTCTCTGCTCGCTCTCAAAAGCCGAAAAATGCGCAGCTGGATCTCAGGCTCTCCCACCGTGCTGATAGAAAACGGTAAAGTCATGGAAGCCAACATGCAGAAAATTCGCTATACGCTGGATTCGCTGAACCAAGCGCTGAGGGAAAGGGGCGTTTTCAATATCGAAGAAGTGGAGTATGCCTTGCTCGAAGATAATGGAAGAATTTCTATTCTGAAAAAGGATGCGTACCGGCTTGTCACGAAGCAGGATATGGGGCTGCCGCAGCTAGCGCAGGCTTTTCCCGTAGAGCTTATTATGGACGGCGCGGTGATGGAGGATAATCTGAAGCTGCACGGGCTGACCCGTGAGTGGCTAGAGATTGCGCTGAGGCAGAAGCATAAGGGGAACACGCTGGCCGATGTGTTCTATGCGGTAAGAGGCACGCAGCAGCAGTTGGTCTTCGATTTCTATGAGGATGGTATTGAGCAGCCGCTGGATCAGGAGTAG
- the acnA gene encoding aconitate hydratase AcnA, with product MSHQNHYSVRTSLDVNGKSFAYYRLSGLEEQGLGKISKLPYSIKVLLEAAVRQFDGRAITPEHVKQLTTWADGREDKEIPFIPARIVLQDFTGVPVVVDLAAMRDTVKRAGGDPKKINPLVPVDLVIDHSIMVDAFGNADALEYNTKVEFERNEERYRFLRWAQTAFDNFRAVPPGTGIVHQVNLEYLASVAATKVIDGETVVFPDSLVGTDSHTTMINGLGVVGWGVGGIEAEAGMLGQPLYFVTPEVIGFKLTGSLAEGATATDLALTVTQILRKKGVVGKFVEYFGPGLSNISLADRATVANMAPEYGATVGFFPVDSETLNFMRATGRTEEQIALVEAYYKAQDMFRTDETPDPVFSDVIELDMSTVVPSLAGPKRPQDRVELTAMKEDFNNIIRTPIDKGGYGMTDEKIEEFVDVKHPNGQASKMGTGAVVIAAITSCTNTSNPSVMLGAGLVAKKAVALGLTKPAYVKSSLTPGSLVVTEYLKKANLLESLEALGFHVAGYGCATCIGNSGPLPDEVGQAITDNDMTVAAVLSGNRNFEGRVHAQVKANYLASPPLVVAYALAGTVNIDLSKDAIGYDKDNNPVYLKDIWPTSKEIQEATAAALNPQMFRDKYENVFTQNDRWNAIDVPEGESYEWDPKSTYIQNPPFFENLGTELNDIADIHSANVLALMGDSVTTDHISPAGNIKADSPGGEYLIENGVKREDFNSYGSRRGNHEVMMRGTFANIRIRNQVAPGTEGGVTTYLPTDEVMSIYDASMKYQKSGKNLVVIAGKEYGTGSSRDWAAKGTFLLGVKAVIAESFERIHRSNLVGMGVLPLQFQEGHGWKTLGITGRETFDITGLSNNVTAGESVTVTATREDGTAFDFQAIVRLDSMVDVDYYRNGGILQTVLRQMIANM from the coding sequence ATGTCTCATCAAAATCATTACTCCGTTCGCACCTCGCTTGACGTAAACGGCAAATCCTTTGCGTATTACCGTTTGTCCGGCCTGGAAGAACAAGGCCTTGGAAAAATTTCCAAGCTTCCTTACTCCATCAAAGTATTGCTCGAGGCTGCTGTACGTCAATTCGACGGCCGCGCTATTACGCCTGAGCATGTTAAACAACTGACAACATGGGCAGATGGACGCGAGGACAAAGAAATTCCGTTTATTCCTGCTCGTATCGTTTTGCAGGATTTCACTGGCGTTCCCGTCGTAGTCGATCTGGCAGCTATGCGTGATACGGTTAAACGTGCAGGCGGCGACCCTAAAAAAATCAATCCGCTCGTTCCGGTTGACCTCGTAATCGACCACTCGATCATGGTTGATGCATTTGGCAACGCGGACGCACTTGAATACAACACTAAAGTGGAATTTGAGCGCAATGAAGAGCGTTACCGCTTCCTGCGCTGGGCACAAACGGCGTTCGATAACTTCCGTGCTGTACCGCCGGGAACAGGTATCGTTCACCAAGTTAACCTGGAGTACCTTGCATCTGTTGCTGCTACAAAAGTCATCGATGGCGAAACGGTTGTTTTCCCGGATTCCCTCGTTGGTACGGATTCCCATACAACCATGATCAACGGTCTTGGTGTAGTCGGCTGGGGCGTTGGCGGTATCGAGGCTGAAGCAGGCATGCTGGGCCAACCGCTTTATTTTGTAACACCTGAAGTTATCGGCTTCAAATTGACAGGCAGCTTGGCAGAAGGCGCTACGGCGACTGACCTTGCCCTGACCGTTACGCAAATTCTTCGTAAAAAAGGCGTTGTCGGCAAATTCGTCGAGTATTTCGGTCCAGGCCTGTCCAACATCAGCCTTGCTGACCGTGCAACAGTTGCCAACATGGCTCCAGAGTACGGCGCAACTGTGGGCTTCTTCCCAGTCGACAGCGAGACGCTTAACTTCATGCGTGCAACTGGCCGTACAGAAGAGCAGATCGCTCTGGTTGAAGCTTACTACAAAGCACAAGACATGTTCCGCACAGATGAGACGCCAGATCCTGTCTTCTCCGATGTGATTGAGCTTGATATGTCGACTGTTGTTCCTTCCCTTGCTGGTCCTAAGCGTCCTCAAGACCGCGTTGAGCTGACAGCAATGAAAGAAGATTTCAACAACATCATCCGCACGCCGATCGATAAAGGCGGATATGGCATGACGGATGAGAAGATCGAAGAGTTCGTTGACGTGAAGCACCCGAACGGCCAAGCAAGCAAAATGGGCACTGGTGCGGTTGTTATCGCAGCTATCACAAGCTGTACGAACACCTCCAACCCAAGCGTTATGCTGGGTGCGGGCCTAGTAGCGAAGAAAGCGGTAGCTCTCGGACTAACCAAGCCTGCTTATGTAAAAAGCTCCCTGACGCCGGGCTCGCTCGTCGTTACGGAATATTTGAAGAAAGCAAACCTGCTGGAATCGTTGGAAGCACTTGGTTTCCACGTGGCTGGTTACGGCTGCGCAACTTGTATCGGCAACTCCGGTCCGCTTCCTGATGAAGTAGGCCAAGCCATTACTGACAACGACATGACGGTAGCGGCTGTATTGTCCGGTAACCGTAACTTTGAAGGCCGTGTTCATGCTCAGGTGAAAGCGAACTACTTGGCTTCTCCTCCGCTTGTTGTTGCCTATGCGCTTGCAGGAACAGTTAACATTGACCTTTCCAAAGATGCAATCGGCTATGACAAAGACAACAACCCGGTTTACCTGAAAGACATTTGGCCAACTTCGAAAGAAATTCAGGAAGCAACTGCGGCTGCGCTTAATCCGCAAATGTTCCGTGATAAATATGAAAATGTATTTACGCAAAATGATCGTTGGAATGCAATCGACGTACCAGAAGGCGAAAGCTACGAGTGGGATCCAAAATCCACTTACATTCAAAATCCGCCGTTCTTTGAAAACCTTGGTACGGAGCTTAACGACATTGCCGACATCCATTCTGCAAATGTGCTTGCGCTTATGGGCGACTCGGTTACAACTGACCATATCTCCCCTGCCGGCAACATCAAAGCGGATAGCCCAGGCGGCGAATATTTGATCGAAAATGGCGTAAAAAGAGAAGATTTCAACTCGTACGGCTCGCGTCGTGGTAACCACGAAGTCATGATGCGCGGTACATTCGCCAACATCCGTATCCGCAACCAAGTGGCTCCGGGCACTGAGGGCGGCGTAACGACTTACCTGCCTACTGACGAAGTAATGTCGATCTACGATGCTTCCATGAAGTATCAAAAATCCGGCAAAAACCTTGTCGTTATCGCTGGTAAAGAATACGGCACAGGCAGCTCCCGTGACTGGGCGGCAAAAGGTACTTTCCTGCTCGGCGTAAAAGCCGTTATTGCTGAAAGCTTCGAGCGTATTCACCGTTCCAACTTGGTCGGCATGGGCGTACTGCCACTGCAATTCCAAGAAGGCCACGGCTGGAAAACGCTTGGTATTACTGGCCGCGAAACGTTCGATATTACTGGACTGTCCAATAATGTGACAGCGGGCGAGTCCGTTACTGTAACGGCAACCCGTGAAGACGGCACTGCATTTGACTTCCAGGCTATCGTTCGTCTGGACTCCATGGTTGATGTAGACTACTACCGTAATGGCGGTATTCTGCAAACCGTGCTTCGTCAAATGATTGCTAACATGTAA
- a CDS encoding amidase domain-containing protein: MSLRSDKQMASRRAGKQERQPLLNLSASQKRLAQQHAQAGTTNGGAKQHKRQKPEPAAAEQPRMAAASMTSLMRSGDSPPLSGEEARGWKPAVHQYVSLYNQAETEQHAAAVDGFVADKEHCGRLRGRLNRLRERDLLRGVLPSRSETKAELVRVQESGAEASVLIRLHIKRQIEHRGMRYIEERKEVERLWLAAAGERWHIVRIEPIIAERRPRFELSFQDQQLAGEEEQQLEEEQFRLRSVPYLNYDLFAAFQPHTVRALYRRDLAAAYADRWWNEPNPAYEEFEVNCTNYISQSVFAGNAPMNYTGNRGSGWWYKGRNGGREWWSYSWSVSNALTNYLSTPRQSGLRARVVDSAEELQLGDVITYDWNGDNRFQHSTIVTAFDAAGMPLVNANTVPSRHRYWDYRDSYAWTEQTRYRFFHIEDQL, translated from the coding sequence ATGTCCTTGCGATCAGACAAACAAATGGCAAGCCGCCGTGCAGGCAAGCAGGAGCGGCAGCCGCTGCTGAACCTGTCCGCCTCTCAGAAGCGGCTCGCGCAGCAGCATGCTCAAGCGGGAACGACGAATGGCGGAGCGAAGCAGCACAAGCGGCAAAAGCCGGAGCCAGCTGCTGCTGAGCAACCGCGAATGGCTGCGGCTTCCATGACCTCGCTCATGCGTTCAGGCGATTCTCCGCCGCTTTCCGGAGAGGAAGCCCGGGGCTGGAAGCCTGCCGTGCATCAGTATGTAAGCCTGTATAATCAGGCGGAAACCGAGCAGCATGCGGCAGCGGTAGACGGCTTCGTCGCAGACAAGGAACATTGCGGCAGGCTTCGCGGACGACTGAATCGGCTGCGCGAGCGGGATTTGCTGCGCGGCGTCCTGCCCTCGCGCAGCGAGACGAAGGCGGAGCTTGTCAGGGTGCAGGAGTCTGGGGCCGAAGCATCCGTGCTCATTCGACTGCATATTAAGCGGCAGATTGAGCATAGAGGAATGCGTTATATTGAAGAACGGAAAGAAGTGGAGCGGCTATGGCTGGCCGCTGCTGGCGAACGCTGGCATATCGTTCGCATTGAGCCGATCATTGCGGAACGGCGGCCGCGCTTCGAGCTTTCTTTTCAGGATCAACAACTGGCTGGAGAGGAAGAGCAGCAGCTAGAAGAGGAGCAATTCCGGCTTCGCTCCGTGCCCTACTTGAATTATGACCTGTTTGCGGCCTTCCAGCCCCATACTGTCCGGGCGCTGTATCGGCGCGATTTGGCCGCCGCTTACGCCGACCGTTGGTGGAATGAACCCAACCCTGCATATGAGGAGTTCGAGGTCAACTGTACGAACTACATCTCCCAGTCGGTCTTTGCAGGCAATGCTCCGATGAATTATACTGGTAACAGGGGCAGCGGCTGGTGGTATAAAGGCCGTAACGGAGGCAGGGAATGGTGGAGCTACAGTTGGTCGGTGTCAAATGCGCTGACAAACTATTTATCCACTCCCCGGCAGTCAGGTCTTCGGGCCAGAGTCGTTGACTCGGCTGAAGAGCTCCAGCTTGGCGATGTCATCACTTATGACTGGAACGGCGACAACCGTTTTCAGCACAGCACGATCGTAACAGCTTTCGATGCAGCGGGTATGCCGCTTGTTAATGCGAATACTGTGCCTAGCCGTCATCGCTACTGGGACTACCGCGATTCTTATGCCTGGACGGAACAGACCAGGTACCGTTTTTTTCATATTGAGGATCAATTATAA
- a CDS encoding D-alanine--D-alanine ligase codes for MGTKVNVALVYGGKSGEHEVSLQTAFAVMGEFDYDKYAITPFYITKQGEWRVGGKLGSKPQTASELRLAAGASGAGFPLAPLFAGLDTSGAAAAGATAIDVVFPLLHGTFGEDGTIQGLFEMANIPYVGAGVLASAVGMDKVTMKKVFAQEGLPQCVFRYFNRTQWEKDAAFFVMECEVALGYPCFVKPANLGSSVGISKARNREELMAAVNYAFKYDRKVIVEEFVDAREIEVAVLGNDEPKASVPGEVIASNEFYDYKAKYVDGKSVMQIPAELSEEISETVRDMAIRAFLSIDGSGLSRVDFFMRRSDGQLFINEVNTLPGFTPFSMYPLMWKETGMTYRELLDKLIELALRRHVEKQKINFGASEA; via the coding sequence ATGGGGACGAAAGTAAACGTAGCACTTGTATATGGAGGAAAATCAGGCGAGCATGAAGTTTCACTGCAGACCGCGTTCGCAGTAATGGGAGAATTTGATTACGATAAATACGCAATTACCCCCTTCTATATTACTAAGCAGGGCGAGTGGAGAGTTGGCGGCAAGCTTGGAAGCAAGCCGCAAACCGCCAGCGAGCTGCGCCTTGCAGCAGGCGCTTCCGGAGCGGGCTTCCCGCTTGCTCCGCTGTTTGCCGGTTTAGATACATCAGGTGCAGCAGCAGCTGGAGCAACGGCTATTGATGTCGTATTTCCGCTGCTGCATGGCACATTTGGCGAGGATGGCACGATTCAAGGCTTGTTCGAAATGGCAAACATTCCGTATGTTGGCGCAGGCGTACTGGCATCAGCAGTAGGCATGGACAAGGTGACGATGAAAAAAGTATTTGCGCAGGAAGGGCTGCCGCAATGCGTGTTCCGTTACTTCAACCGTACGCAGTGGGAGAAGGATGCTGCCTTTTTTGTAATGGAATGTGAAGTAGCCCTCGGTTACCCATGCTTTGTTAAGCCAGCTAATCTGGGCTCCAGTGTCGGCATTTCCAAGGCGCGCAACCGCGAGGAGCTGATGGCGGCAGTCAATTATGCCTTCAAGTATGACCGTAAAGTGATCGTTGAGGAATTTGTCGATGCGAGAGAAATCGAAGTTGCGGTGCTTGGAAATGACGAGCCTAAAGCTTCTGTGCCGGGCGAGGTTATTGCTTCTAATGAATTTTACGACTACAAGGCAAAATATGTAGATGGCAAATCGGTCATGCAAATTCCAGCGGAGCTTTCGGAGGAAATTTCAGAGACGGTTCGGGATATGGCAATTCGCGCCTTTCTGTCCATTGATGGATCAGGCCTTTCCCGCGTAGATTTCTTCATGCGCAGGTCGGACGGCCAGCTGTTTATTAACGAGGTTAATACGCTGCCGGGCTTTACGCCTTTCAGCATGTACCCGCTTATGTGGAAAGAAACAGGCATGACTTACCGCGAGCTGCTAGATAAGTTGATTGAGCTGGCCCTAAGAAGGCATGTCGAGAAGCAAAAAATCAATTTCGGAGCAAGCGAAGCGTAA
- the uvsE gene encoding UV DNA damage repair endonuclease UvsE: protein MLVRFGFVAMSMLLENASPSRTMTFANFTKLADREAALSKLERIAEDNLRSTLRMLKHAKASDIQMYRFSSKLIPLATHQGVADWDAYPALREAFREIGDFVQKNRMRVSFHPDHFCVFSTPRPEVLESSIRDMEYHVRMLEEMGLPESVKCNIHIGGAYGDKMVAGARFIRQFQALPERYRHRVTLENDDKTFNAVETLEAAQAVQVPMVLDVHHHLVNDGGVSLDKLCSSLWPQIAETWRLEEQRLNSEAADAANAAAGKDDTYEISLPPKIHFSSPKEGPNPRSHADYLNADDLLLFLRKVAAATPQLDCMLEAKLKDKALLALMDDFRMLADRGEGVRIVDDGSIEVTEL, encoded by the coding sequence ATGCTGGTTAGGTTCGGGTTCGTAGCCATGAGCATGCTGCTGGAAAACGCTTCGCCTTCGCGAACGATGACGTTTGCAAATTTTACGAAGCTTGCCGACCGCGAAGCGGCTCTGAGCAAGCTTGAGCGGATTGCTGAGGACAATTTGCGCAGCACACTGCGGATGCTGAAGCATGCCAAGGCGAGCGATATTCAGATGTATCGTTTCTCCTCTAAGCTGATCCCGCTGGCAACCCATCAGGGTGTAGCCGATTGGGATGCTTATCCGGCCCTGCGTGAAGCTTTTCGTGAAATTGGTGATTTTGTGCAAAAAAATCGGATGAGGGTTTCGTTTCACCCTGACCATTTTTGCGTATTCAGTACGCCTCGGCCCGAGGTGCTGGAAAGCTCTATACGGGACATGGAATATCATGTCCGCATGCTGGAGGAAATGGGACTGCCGGAGTCAGTCAAGTGCAACATACATATTGGCGGTGCATATGGCGATAAGATGGTCGCAGGAGCACGCTTTATTCGGCAGTTTCAGGCACTCCCGGAGCGCTATCGACACCGCGTCACGCTGGAGAACGACGATAAGACGTTCAATGCAGTCGAGACGCTGGAGGCGGCTCAGGCTGTGCAAGTGCCGATGGTGCTTGACGTGCATCACCATCTGGTGAATGATGGCGGCGTTTCCTTGGACAAGCTGTGCAGCAGCCTGTGGCCGCAAATCGCCGAGACGTGGCGGCTTGAAGAGCAGCGGCTGAATAGCGAAGCGGCTGATGCGGCAAATGCGGCAGCTGGCAAGGACGATACGTACGAAATTAGCCTGCCGCCGAAAATCCATTTTTCCAGTCCGAAGGAAGGGCCGAATCCACGCAGTCATGCTGATTATTTGAATGCGGACGATTTGCTGCTGTTTTTGCGGAAGGTGGCGGCGGCGACGCCGCAGCTTGACTGCATGCTCGAAGCGAAGCTCAAGGATAAGGCGCTGCTGGCGCTCATGGATGACTTCCGCATGTTGGCGGATAGGGGCGAAGGCGTTCGGATCGTGGACGACGGCAGTATTGAAGTAACCGAGTTATAG
- a CDS encoding sulfite exporter TauE/SafE family protein, with translation MFEWIALVLLGMAAAMFGSIVGLGGGIIIVPALMYLGPSLIGAPIDHGTAVGTSLTMLIVTALASTLSYAKRKIVDYRSAWLLFTTSGPAAMLGAAMTGLLKGAAFNLSFGIFMLLISALLIVRNYLKPVAREWPVQRTMVDAAGEQHTYGYAIWPMLVIGFCVGIISGLFGIGGGSLFVPLMVLLFRFPPHAATATSMFVIFLSSILGSATHVWLGEINWWILLALIPGAWVGGKLGAYIAGRMSGNGLLWLLRVTLLVLACQLVYEGIRQL, from the coding sequence GTGTTTGAATGGATTGCACTCGTATTATTAGGGATGGCAGCAGCGATGTTCGGAAGCATTGTCGGTCTGGGCGGTGGTATTATTATAGTGCCAGCCCTTATGTATTTGGGGCCTTCACTTATAGGCGCTCCAATCGACCATGGCACAGCGGTTGGCACCTCGCTTACGATGCTCATTGTAACCGCGCTTGCCTCGACGCTATCCTACGCGAAGCGCAAAATCGTCGATTATCGCAGCGCCTGGCTACTGTTTACGACAAGCGGTCCGGCTGCCATGCTTGGAGCGGCTATGACAGGGCTTTTGAAAGGCGCCGCATTTAATTTGTCCTTCGGCATTTTTATGCTGCTTATATCTGCTTTATTGATCGTACGAAATTATTTGAAACCGGTTGCGCGGGAGTGGCCGGTGCAGAGGACGATGGTGGATGCAGCTGGCGAGCAGCATACGTATGGCTATGCGATTTGGCCGATGCTTGTTATTGGGTTTTGTGTTGGCATCATTTCCGGATTGTTTGGCATTGGCGGGGGCTCATTGTTCGTTCCGCTAATGGTGCTGCTGTTCCGTTTTCCGCCGCATGCGGCAACCGCTACGTCGATGTTTGTCATTTTTTTATCGTCGATATTAGGCAGTGCCACGCATGTATGGCTGGGGGAGATCAACTGGTGGATTTTACTTGCCCTTATTCCGGGCGCATGGGTTGGCGGGAAGCTGGGGGCTTATATTGCGGGCCGCATGAGCGGCAATGGGCTGCTATGGCTGCTGCGGGTTACCCTGCTCGTTCTGGCCTGCCAACTGGTCTATGAAGGCATTAGGCAGCTGTAG
- a CDS encoding inositol monophosphatase family protein, whose product MSDQREPSVVSGKSFTAVAINCAAKAGEWIKTKLGNYNRLDTKFSSHDLVTEVDMGSEQLIKKLVLTHFPHHSFLGEEGVEPGPEASVQALADKSEAEYLWIVDPIDGTTNFVHGFPFFVVSIALAYKGEVIVGVVYDPMRDELFLAEKGKGAYVSGKRMQVSKEETLSSSLIATGFPADHLYALPLNLKGIQALAPQVRNLRSSGSAALHMAYVAAGRLTGFWEIGLNSWDLAAGSLLVQESGGIVTDTQGKGYHLGVRNVAASNGLMHEPFLKALADAEAVK is encoded by the coding sequence GTGAGTGATCAGCGTGAACCTTCAGTTGTAAGCGGCAAAAGCTTCACTGCGGTTGCGATCAATTGCGCGGCCAAAGCGGGCGAATGGATCAAGACGAAACTGGGGAATTATAATAGACTGGATACAAAATTCTCTTCTCATGATTTAGTAACAGAAGTAGATATGGGCTCGGAGCAGCTTATTAAAAAGCTGGTTCTGACTCATTTTCCCCATCATTCGTTTTTGGGGGAAGAAGGGGTCGAGCCTGGACCTGAGGCTTCAGTTCAGGCACTCGCCGACAAGAGCGAGGCGGAATATTTATGGATTGTCGATCCGATTGATGGAACAACGAACTTCGTTCATGGTTTTCCTTTTTTCGTCGTATCGATTGCGCTTGCTTATAAAGGTGAAGTCATCGTTGGGGTTGTATATGACCCGATGAGGGACGAGCTGTTCCTTGCCGAAAAGGGGAAAGGCGCCTATGTATCCGGCAAGCGGATGCAGGTGTCGAAGGAAGAAACGCTCAGCAGCAGCTTGATCGCGACGGGCTTCCCGGCAGATCATCTTTATGCGCTGCCGCTGAATTTGAAAGGCATTCAGGCGCTTGCGCCGCAGGTACGCAATCTTCGCTCGTCAGGCTCGGCTGCGCTTCATATGGCTTATGTGGCAGCAGGCCGCCTTACAGGCTTCTGGGAAATCGGGCTGAACAGCTGGGATTTGGCAGCAGGCTCGCTGCTTGTACAGGAGTCGGGCGGCATCGTCACAGATACGCAGGGCAAAGGCTACCATCTCGGCGTCCGAAATGTAGCGGCTTCGAATGGGCTGATGCATGAGCCGTTTTTGAAGGCATTGGCGGATGCCGAGGCAGTAAAGTAG